One window from the genome of Armatimonadota bacterium encodes:
- a CDS encoding sugar phosphate isomerase/epimerase, with translation MKISVQLYTLRTLLEKDLWGTLDKLSSEGFRNVELAGLYGHTPEEFRMGLSERGLKAHSMHVGLDQAKGHLDQTVQEAHTIGLEFVVVPWLDPKSFDGGWKEIAETLGGLAQDYKQNDLKLGYHNHAFEFEQTGGKTGFEVLWESAGPDLHAEVDLFWVKKGGGNPVDWLHRLAKQCDQAHFKDMDADGEFTEVGSGSLDWDAIIRAGKEMGLRYAIIENDQPKIDPLESVAKSRKFLLGKGLTD, from the coding sequence ATGAAAATCTCCGTTCAGCTTTACACCTTGCGCACCTTGCTTGAAAAAGACCTTTGGGGGACTTTGGACAAGCTCAGCTCCGAAGGGTTTCGCAACGTGGAGTTGGCCGGGCTTTATGGCCACACGCCCGAAGAGTTCCGGATGGGCTTGTCTGAACGGGGATTGAAGGCCCATTCGATGCACGTAGGGCTCGACCAAGCCAAAGGACATTTGGATCAGACCGTCCAGGAAGCCCATACGATCGGTTTGGAGTTCGTGGTCGTCCCTTGGCTCGACCCGAAGTCGTTCGACGGAGGTTGGAAGGAGATTGCCGAAACCCTGGGTGGCCTGGCGCAGGACTATAAACAGAACGACCTGAAACTCGGCTACCACAACCACGCCTTTGAGTTCGAGCAAACCGGAGGGAAGACTGGATTTGAAGTGCTTTGGGAGAGTGCCGGGCCGGACCTCCATGCCGAAGTGGACCTTTTCTGGGTCAAAAAGGGCGGCGGAAACCCCGTGGATTGGCTGCACCGTTTGGCCAAGCAATGCGACCAAGCCCACTTTAAAGATATGGACGCCGACGGGGAATTCACCGAAGTCGGATCTGGGAGTCTGGATTGGGATGCAATCATCCGGGCGGGTAAGGAGATGGGGCTGCGGTATGCGATTATCGAAAACGACCAGCCCAAGATCGACCCGCTCGAATCTGTTGCCAAAAGCCGAAAGTTCTTGTTAGG
- a CDS encoding ABC transporter substrate-binding protein has product MKLRISPLLAALPIAFSLIGCGQTGSGIGGRNHDSEQVLEYVSLSPSTTEILFVCGIPTTKLLGRTAACNYPANLTKVPVVVNGTTPDFEKIAALKPQRIILEKDLYSEATIQKLKDLGPEVLVADIDTPEKYRQLLVLISKGGGTEVSTSAYIDKVFAAADVLKANMASGTKISVVIGDPATGYMAMGNKTLFAEFVKRAGGDFVGPDSSRFEKVSAEQLIAMNPKVVISTFADSDKVAKDQALKPVDAIAKGAVMGIDPDLLLRNGGRVEKLLDNVATGIGRVNALIEK; this is encoded by the coding sequence ATGAAGCTTCGGATTTCGCCTTTGCTGGCCGCCTTGCCTATCGCATTCTCACTCATCGGATGCGGACAGACCGGCAGCGGGATCGGCGGCAGGAACCACGACTCGGAACAGGTTTTGGAATACGTCAGCCTGAGCCCGAGCACCACCGAGATCCTGTTCGTCTGCGGGATTCCGACCACAAAGCTGTTGGGCCGGACCGCGGCTTGCAACTATCCGGCCAACCTCACAAAAGTGCCAGTTGTGGTCAACGGCACAACCCCGGACTTTGAAAAGATCGCCGCCCTCAAGCCACAAAGGATCATCCTCGAGAAAGACCTCTATTCCGAGGCCACCATTCAAAAGCTTAAAGATCTTGGCCCGGAAGTTCTCGTCGCCGATATCGACACCCCCGAAAAGTACCGTCAACTCCTCGTTCTGATTTCCAAAGGCGGAGGCACGGAAGTCAGCACCAGCGCCTATATCGACAAAGTCTTTGCAGCGGCCGACGTCCTCAAAGCCAATATGGCCAGCGGCACAAAGATTTCCGTCGTGATTGGCGACCCCGCAACCGGGTACATGGCCATGGGGAACAAAACGCTCTTTGCCGAATTTGTCAAACGCGCCGGAGGCGATTTTGTCGGGCCGGACTCCAGCCGGTTTGAAAAGGTCAGCGCCGAACAGCTGATTGCGATGAACCCCAAAGTCGTCATCTCGACCTTTGCCGATTCCGACAAAGTGGCCAAGGATCAAGCCTTGAAGCCGGTGGATGCCATCGCCAAAGGTGCGGTCATGGGGATTGACCCCGATCTGCTTTTGCGGAACGGGGGCCGAGTGGAAAAGCTCCTCGACAACGTCGCCACCGGGATCGGGCGAGTCAATGCCCTCATCGAAAAGTGA